A window of the Gossypium hirsutum isolate 1008001.06 chromosome A03, Gossypium_hirsutum_v2.1, whole genome shotgun sequence genome harbors these coding sequences:
- the LOC107886649 gene encoding uncharacterized protein isoform X2: MLRSLGRHQFSDLTGTKAKRNYADNVSEYNAVLASLNATRRPGVTAGKAAGMEVVAVPSVPKQAHLYISADEVINSLLDLQPEKDRGNFANRTLVYQWSRH, translated from the exons ATGCTTCGTTCACTGGGTCGCCACCAGTTTTCGGATTTAACTGGAACAAAAGCCAAACGAAACTATGCTGACAATGTTTCTGAGTACAACGCTGTCCTCGCTTCTCTCAATGCCACACGAAG GCCAGGTGTTACAGCTGGTAAGGCTGCTGGAATGGAAGTGGTTGCTGTGCCATCTGTTCCAAAACAAGCGCATCTTTACATCTCTGCCGATGAAGTGATAAACTCTCTGCTTGATTTGCAACCTGAAAA GGATAGAGGGAACTTTGCCAACAGAACCTTGGTATATCAGTGGTCCCGTCATTAA
- the LOC107886649 gene encoding uncharacterized protein isoform X1 translates to MKFLFRFISADPNRTMLRSLGRHQFSDLTGTKAKRNYADNVSEYNAVLASLNATRRPGVTAGKAAGMEVVAVPSVPKQAHLYISADEVINSLLDLQPEKDRGNFANRTLVYQWSRH, encoded by the exons ATGAAGTTCCTCTTTCGATTCATTTCTG CGGATCCCAACAGGACTATGCTTCGTTCACTGGGTCGCCACCAGTTTTCGGATTTAACTGGAACAAAAGCCAAACGAAACTATGCTGACAATGTTTCTGAGTACAACGCTGTCCTCGCTTCTCTCAATGCCACACGAAG GCCAGGTGTTACAGCTGGTAAGGCTGCTGGAATGGAAGTGGTTGCTGTGCCATCTGTTCCAAAACAAGCGCATCTTTACATCTCTGCCGATGAAGTGATAAACTCTCTGCTTGATTTGCAACCTGAAAA GGATAGAGGGAACTTTGCCAACAGAACCTTGGTATATCAGTGGTCCCGTCATTAA